atcaattcatgTGTTTTGATGGGTAATATATATACtgtttttatttgtatatatttttatacatcttttatttttagtattaatagtgattaataaagattaaataagataaaaaaatttatattataaaataagtaTATACATAGCGATGCAaacattatttttcaaaaagatatatgttttttacaaaataaaaaactattttaaacgAAAAAGAATTTCGTGTAATTTAATACtagatataaatattatttaattataaatgttaattatttgttattgtatAAAAGAATactttttaagaaaatattatttcttaCAAAATTATAGCATAAAGAAACAATAATTAATCGATTTTTAAGAAGCTCATATTGACGAGAATGATATATAATACATTTACTAACATCTAAATATACATTATTAGGTATATACAAAAGGTTAATCaccaaattatataaaatatatattgaataaaaatatataaaataacacatacgaatatacataaatacataataactaatttaataattattttattatgtaacAATATTTTGTAAACATTAAATAGAAACCACAATATATAACTTAATATTTGAATTGTAATTATAAACTTCTAGAATATCATTATTCACTTTCCTTCCTTATTTTGTCCCTTTGACTGTGCTATATTTCCGCCCGGTTAGGTTAAGACTTAATATACTAAGTCACACGATATAATTTACTTGACTTTTTAATTAATagattttgttttcttaattaGCTTGTTTCCGCCTGTAGAACACAGTAATAAATATTTACTATTTAGGCTTTCACTCAACAAACAGTAAACTGGTACCTAAACACAGCACATGGGAAGAAATTACCAAAAATCATTCATTATTTTAACTGAACTAGcctttgattatatatatagaagacTACAGTTAACGCATCTAGCTAAACTAGGAACCATCGCAACCATGAGTACCTCTATATGATTTTaaagtataaattttataagtaaagattcaaataaataaaatgaatgaaCTACTCTAATAAAGAGTAAAGAGTATTGCAGAAGATAAGGAAATTAAATCTGTATTGTATATTAGGGGCGGGGCGTGAATCCGGTATTTGTTTTTCGGTGAAAGCTAGTGACAACTAACATGATCATGTGTACATATTATATACAGGTAGCAAAAGAATTTGATGGATGGAGAAGTCTTgtataatgatttataaacatacattaaaggaaagcaaaaaagaaaagaaatcttAATGATGAGCAGTTGCTATGATATTATCTACGGTATTAGTTAATTACAGCGTTCCCCTATAGGTAGGTAGGTAGGTATGGATGCCGGATGCCTCGAACCAAAAAAATACAATGGTTATGAGGATAGTAATTAAGGCATCAACATGCTGCAGAGGGGTTGGTGAAGGGGTTATAGAAGTGAGGCTTGGCGGGGGGGTCGTTGGAGAGTCTCTCGCAAGAGGGGCAGATGGTGAGCGTTGCCGCCGGCATAGGCATGTACAAGGGTTGTGCCAGCTTCAGCGCCTTCAGTTCTTGAAGCTCTTTCTTTAGCCTTCTGTTCTCGTCCGTCAATGTTTCGCAGCATTTCTTCAAGAACTCGCAGTCCACTTCCGTCTGCTTCAGCTTTGTTCTCGCTCTCCTATTCTGGAACCACACTTCTACTTGCCGAGGCCTCAGATTTAACTGCCTCGCCAAAGCTTGCTTCTGTTTCTGTTCGTTACCATCAACGTTgtaataatcaattaattaattaacaattaacagagagattgattgattgattatgATTACATACAGGATTGAGAGTGCTGTGTTGTTTGAAGCTGTCTTCAAGAAGAGCAGATTGTTCCTTTGTGAGCCTCAGCTTCTTTCGGGCATTGCTGCCGTCTTCATCTTCGTCGCTCACTCTGGAAGAAACTCTCTCGCCATCGCCATCACCATCTGCCTCTTCACAGCTACTAAGATCCCTCTCCCTCTTCACGCACGCCCCCACCACCCTGCACCCCCCACTTGAGAACGACGAAACTGCGCTACTGTGTGGCGATGAAGCCTGTCTACACATTTCACCACTTGTAGGCTCCTCTGCgcctttattattattgcttttcAGGAAGCTCTCGCCGGATAGACCTAGCGTTAGAGATGGCTCTGGTGCCTCATGATGACATGAATACGGCTTGGGTTTGGTTGACGGAGGAGGTGGTGTGGCCGTGGTGGTGGTGAGAGATAACCCTAGAACAAGCTCGAGGCCTGAGGAGGAggagttattattgttattgttgttggcaTCTTGATCAAGACCCATTATTAGTTGTTGTGTGTGTTGGAGTACTACGTAGTAGTAGTATATATGTGATGGTTTGAGTTAGGAAGATTAGATGGTGTGTTTTAATTTAAAGACTCATGGGGGCCGGGGTAAGAGAGAGAGGTGAGAGAGAAACGAATTATGAATGGGACTTTTTTGTGGGGGCGTTGGGTGGGTGGGTAGCTATGAtacactattattattattaatcaaaCGCAGGAATGAGTAGAGCGACGAATCTTGCTATCAAATTCCCCTTCTATATCTCTTGCATAGGTTGACCATCACACACCCACTACTACCCTTATTAGTTGTTAGTTATTATTACCCCCTctccattattattattccgTAATAACTGATGATACTTGagaaaattctctctctctaacctaATAATGGAGAAATAttatttctactttaatttGCATTTATTAGTCAATTCATTTTCTTATATGTTCCCACATCCCACATGGCAATGCAAAACACACCAAGCAGGTTGCCTAGATTAAGGACCCCACAGGTGTACCAAATATATAACTCTATATTATCATGATCACACTTTCGTGCTTTACCCATATAAATTGCTTCTTTGCGTATGTTGTAGCATCACTTTACATTGTACCAATTATTGGCCCCTTTTAATTAGTCCTGCTTAACAGGGGCCCCAGCTGCGAGCCTatcattttttatctttttgagTTTATACTCGATCATCATATATATGTGttttgatatataataatttaattattactaCCCGATGACATAAATGTAGATATAAGATATGTATTGGCACGCACTAGCTCATCATGGAAAGGTTGCTTGCTAAGTAATTTCCGaagataaatataaaagctAAGAAAATGGAATGGAAAAATGATATATGATACATGATTCATGTCATATGCGCGTGTGAATGTAAAACTACATATGTAGGAGACCCACATGAACTGTCTCCCACTCCATGCCTGGTTGAACTAGTTAGAGATGGGTACCATGTCACTTTGCTTACCAATATTGTGTATACTTTTTAATGAATGGGGGAATGTGAGAGAGTATGGTTGGACGGTTTTGCTCTATAGCTTATTATGAATGTGGAGATCAGAAAGGGATGTGCACTATTTGTTTGTTTCCAATagaaaagaaggataaaaaagaaaagtaggTACAAGACACAATTGGAGTTTCAATGAGTTATAATGGTGCCAGAATATGATTCATCAACAAGAATCCGGATCTTTGCTTAACTAGAAAGTTGATGTGGAGTGTTTGGGACCTACTCCTCTACCATTAGTACTATAAGCACTTCCAATAATGCATTGTCGGCGATGCTAGCTACCTCAACACAAGTTAGGTCATCCATTATTCATGATCTTCACACaacctaattaattaattattatcatatatattattcacCACAAAAAGTAACGCCGTTCATATAATAAAACCACCTTCGTTAGTCCTGTGCAGTATTTATGAACAGGACAGGACAGGAATAATGATCATAAACTCATGATCACTGTTATGATGAAAAAGTAATCGTATTTAAACTTGTGTTGGAATATGGATTTGGAGTAAGAAGCCAGCAGGGATTCCaggaaataattaataaataataatgagtATGTTAGAAGGGAATAAGCCCACGGATCTTCGGTTTAACTTTAATGGGATATATGCATCATTATGAATGAGTATGCAAAAAGTGGGCGAGGGTCAAAtgattattttgaaattaagaaTGCAACTTGGTTTACTTTTTGGTGCCTGAATCTAATTCCAATCTCCTCTTCGATCATAACAAGGTCAAAAAGAAGACGGAAACACGACCTTTCAACACTAACAAACAATAGTGTGGGTGtgcatgtatgtatgtatgtatgtatgtatgccTATGCGTATGTTCTTTTTTCCTGGGAGCGCAAGAGATGGTATCTTCAATTCTTATACTATCTGAACAACTCTATCTACCTTGTACGTGTCGGTGATTTTTGgaaataatttgtttttattgcGTCATGAATGGGTATTTTTGACGTCAGATACACATATATTCTATTTATTCTTGAGAttggataaatattttttaaaaaagtatataGAAGATTCCACTGCCTAACTGCGCCAGTTTTAATTGGGTTGCTTCAACAATAAACTCAATGATTAAGATATTAGGAAAGCCCTAAAATAGagtttatattaattaatgatagAAAGAGTAAGCGTCATGTAGCAAATATTTGAAGATGACTATATGGGATTATAGAGAGCACTTGTCAGCGAGTGGCTAAATGGCAAAAAGAAAAGTAGATAAGCAAGGGTTGCTTTGTTGAATTGGGCCCGTGGCTAAGTAGATAGAATTTGACTTCAAAATAGGAAAATTAATATAATCCCAAGGAAAAAGTGGGAAtggttttaataattttagtttaatacCCGAACGTGAACATGAGATAAATAGATGTGCTACTGTCTATATAGTATGGTGAAAAGTatatattataacaaaaatattattatatttaaatatatataatttaattttgaaaaagtatagggagccgATGGTCTAAgcatacaatgtgtacaatggaggtttaggaaatattaaagatatgaccattagtgttacattgtctTATAAAGTTacgtttttgggatgagtggattcatgacatggtattagagttttAGATCCGAAAAGTCAAAGgttcgatccttggtgaactctaaaatcaacttaagtttttgggatgagtgatattatgacatgagatgtttattatccttgGTATCGGATGGTTATTCTTGATGTTTTTAAAACCGCTGCTTTAAACAAGCACATGTACTTAAAGTGGTTACTATCCTTAATAatttaactattattattaaaaaatagtactactctttttcttagatcttttttctttgtcttatgttcagtcaccaaaaaaatatataatttataatattataaatataaaaataattataatttattttatatttatttaatatttattaattattataagataaatatttacgcttttttttatctctttaacattattgttataaatataCGTATTGATGACCATGAATTAATTAAAGTTTGAGTTAAAAAGGGTAGGATGATTAGGCGGCAATAATAtagttaattaatattcatGTGACATACTAATGGGCGAAGCATGGGTGGTGTACTGGTGTTGACATGAATTAATAAAGaatttatctattttgtattttgattacatgttaagtttataaattaaatttttttattaaaaataaaaaatttaaaattttaatatatttattaaataaaaatatttaaaatttttattaatgataaatttttataatgtgCTCTAAAGACATAGGGTACATGTTAGTTAAAGTCAGTAATGAAATGAAATAATGAATAATGAGTAAATTAAGCAAAATAATGTGATTGGGCATGACACGGAGAGAACAAAGTGACATAAAACCCAACAAACCAGTGGTGGTTCTCATGTCATGGATGTGCACCGTACCCTTATCATGAATCACGCACTCtattatctaataataatatacgaATAGGAATAGGAAATAGAAAACAGGTGGCTGGCAAAGAGAGACATGAGGGGCCACCAATGATTTGGTATGATGGGCATTTGATTCCGTGGGAGGTAGATGATTGTGGAGCGTAGAAGTTGGGGAGTGATTGAGGGATCAGAAAGGGAGGACGAATTTGAGATAAGGTTTTGATGATGTTTGTTTTGTTCCTGCCTTTAAGGCCAGCCGACCATGTTGCTTTCTTCCTGTTACTTACACCCTCCTCTAgtcctctcttttcttttacCGCCAATCCCCTAATATCTTCTCcatcaattatattattattaatacaattttttatttttattttatacatatatttaaaacttacattttgtataaaaagtgtttttaattaataatgctAACAAGTACTACATTgaatcctattttatttttttttattttcccttaTTTAATTTCCAATGAGCGTGTGTACCAGATAAATGTCCTATTCAAGGAAACAATGGTTTACTCATCATATGCAATAGGGCTCCACTACTTGGCCCACCCACCACTTGCCACTCATTCATTCTCATTCACCAATAATTCCTCTAATCCATCCCCatcctttctttttccttttttttttctctttaaaatatattaaaattgcaTTGCTCAACATTTAATTCATTCTTACTGAGGGATCGGACTACCAATGTATTTTGCTTTCCGTAAAGTAAGAGACTACAAGCAATTTTTAAATTCCAGGAAACTAATTTATCCTTGGAGTTATTCTCAAGTATCAACCTAggatgctttttttttttctttaatattattCATATTCTTAAATACAGATATAGAGAATTTTACCCTCATTCTTGCTCTTGGTAATTAACTATAGATGTGTGTCTCTCTCTTGATGACCTTGACGAATGGGGATTACAAATTCTATATCTCTTAGATATGATCTTTAGatggtttataaatttaaaattattcttattttttaattaatttttagaattaatttaGTACAGGAATAAGTGGATAACCATAGGacgaatttttaattttttttacttattttatccTATGTAAAATTTGTGCAATTATTATTTGTGACAAGTGAAAACATGTACCCTACCTTGTCCTTACATGTctcttataaattttaaaattcagcataaaaaataaaattataaatttataaatcctaagtattataaaaaaaagtcatataacattcaagaaaaatatatattttaaaatgattatatatatattacggGCGAATAGGAGTCGAAAtaccaaaaatcaaaatttgctCTCAAGAACCCGCCTCACTGTAACCCGCCCCACACCACATCAAGTAAGGAAGAGGTGAATGCTCGCAGAGTACAAGTTCTACCCGTTCAATTTTATATAGTACCAAAGACTCTGCAATTTTAAAATCTAGATTCTTGTTTGTTCCAAAATATGAAAAGAGTAGTACATATGTTTTGttctcttttccatttttttttttgtgcttggTTTGTTCTCCTGTGatatattataaaagaaatGTTAGTGTATCAtcagattttattatttttagccaTCAGTTAATTATTAATGTTTACTAAACTAAAGAAATTGAATTGATGGTTAaatgatgataaaaaataataaattataataacccCTAACATCatattataatatatgtaactaaaaattattatacatagtaataaaattaatgaaaattgaACTCGCATcgtcttttttaattatattttaaaaataaatattatgattttgttgtttttaatttcaatatggacttaatttcatatattttttattttattagtatgtttaagaaattattaaatattatgtttaattgagCAAATTAATTTGTTGTGGGTGGAGTCTGAGTTGGGTGTAAAACTTTAAAGTGAGAGTAGAATTAGTGTTGAGAGATTCTCAGCTCACAGATAGAGTACGACTCACCGACAATAAAGTAGAATCTAAACTCTACCCTACCAATTGACAGTCATATTCACTCCACCCATGCTCTTGGGGTGTTGAGAAGAATCTattattaactataaaatatttataaataaaataaacgacGACTTTGCTACCTTCTATTTTACCTTTAATTTTTTCGTTGAGATTTGAAGGCACAGTGTCCAcaatgaataaatatatttactgGATTTGGATCTTTAATTTCCACACACAAATGAAATTTCATGCTGCTATATTTTTCATCACTTTATAAATTAATGTGTTATCGATCAGATATTGATTAATTGTATGAGAGTATGTTACATTATTGGGGCTCAATTCTATTGAAATTGATATCTAATTAAAACCGAATAACCAAACCCATTAAAATTGGTTAGATTCTGTTTGAAAGAAAAACTGAACGGCTGAGATGTTTTGCATACAAACCAACCGATTGATTTTATTTGGTAGGTACTTTTCTCAAAATCGAACCAAAATAAAATCGAgtcagatatttttatatatagtgCATGGCATGAGGCAGAGCAGTGAATGGTATAGCTGTGTTTGAACGTGACTAGGATGTTCCTGCTCCTTAAAAAGTGGATACAGAATATTACCCAAAGTTAAAAAGTGGTGGGAAAAGTAGCAGTTATCTGAAaaactagttgataaaaagTTCATCCGAAAATGCCTTTGCTAGAAGAACTGAGGTTCTTCATCCGGATAAATGGACAAGAGAAGAAGCAATTTCTTTTGCTTTGTGTATCAGATGCCTACTATATATATACCTAATTGTATATTGTATTGCTGATGTGATTAAAGTGAAAAAATAATGATGAGATAGTTTTCGTAATTAAGGTGTTATACACTCAACATTTTTCCATCTTTGTTTTGTTGCCTTCAATTATATACCAACAACTTATTATTAATGAAATAGCAAAAGGAATATCTTCCTAGtgaattattgatattaaaCTGAAAGTAGAACAAAATGGAGATTGAAGAAAACTCTGTTCCTATTAAAGAAAACTTTAAATACAGGCATGATATTTTTACATCAGTGTAAGAATTAGTCAAAAGTTTATTTTAGAAAAGACGGACCTACCTAATTATGGGAGTTAATAATTGAGTCGATAAGCCTAAAAGATTACCAGAACATAAATTTTTGACAGTgaaagaattatttattttttgttttataaaacAATCtttatacaaaatatattttacttctAATATTTAATAACGTATTTTTTAACCACAAactaatcaatcacattaattattttatttacaaaactATATAATATTGGATGAGAGACTTAACAATATCGcttaatatatatatgataaaaacGATTAAGGGTTATTATTAAAAGACTTGTAGCATcaattcacaaaaaataaatccaaaacacCAAGGTTGTGTTTAATAATAAGAATAGGATAAGACAATATAACGAGAATAAGACACAAAAGACATAGACACAAATTTTAgtattcttatattttgtttggtaataaactataacaaattataaaaatttaatttttttatttttttattcaaaaattttaaaaataaaaatataataataaaaaatctaattataaaaaaattaacaaaataataaatgaaaaaataaaaaataacttgttTCTTATTAGTGTTTTTGTGTCTTTCATGTAAGGATAcgcacaaaatacactaatttaatattttttaacacaaaATCTCTATTCGCATTTGctaatataattttgtatatatgCTATTTCTAATGCGACGGACAAaatataatacaataataaaaatgtatgtaaaaaattattcatctaATCGATcatatgtttgaattttgtATCACATTGAATTTGTAATAATTAATGTGTGCATAAAATTCTTTACAATGACAAGTTTGATATTTGAAGTGAGCATCCAAGAATGAAACGCACCGACTAtctaaaaagcaaaaaaaaaaaggcattTTGGTTGGCCACGCCAAACTCTCTTTTCCAATGCTGATGAATGCTTTGATTGCTGAGATTTTCATTTTTCACACATAACCATCATGCTTGCGTTTAAAAGTTGTGAAAAGCATATGCATCCATGTCACCCCCCCTCCACTAAATAGTAAACACCAATGCTACCTCACTGCCCACTCAGCATCATATTGTGTCTATGTCAACATTCATCTAACAACTActccttttattttaattattttagtctttatgaaaaaaatagttattttgtcccataataaaaatacatattaaaattacaaattaaaattttttattaaaaatacaaaaaatttaaatcttcaatatgtttattgtgtatttattataaaaaatatatacattaataataatcttaTCATGTgtcttaaattatatattcttaattataaaaaattaaattttttactaataataataataatcataaaagttaaaatacatattaactaaattcatatttaaaataatataagatcaagaaaataaagatacgAAGTGTGTATAATACGTAAGTAGTCTTACAAATACACTTTTTTCGTACAAGTGAATATTTAAGAGGACTAATTTAAAACTCTAGGCTAATTGAGTTAGTGTTAATTGGAGAGGTGGATACACTCGTACACATATGAAAAGATTATGATTAGgccaaaaattaattaagattgaATTGGTTAGTTGTAGGTTGGTAATGTACAGTAGAAAGGGAGGTAAGGAAGAAGCAGAAACAGTTGGAATGGTTTGCCGGTTATGTTGTGGCACAAAGTTAAGGCAGAAGGGGCCCATCAGAAACGGTGCATATAATTGATGGAATGCGTATTGTATTGCAAATGCCAATTTCATAAGATATGTATAGAGGTATAATAGGATTCTTGTCCCTCCATGAGATAGCAAACTTTGTGCATCAATCTCAACTTTTCCAAACATATGCATGTTTTTCATCGTCATAGTCTCATAGAATTATCATGCGTTTTATGCATGAATTGTGAACTATATATAAATGCACAATTCAAATGTAAGAATTTTAATGTGTTAACCAATGTGATAATCTAATTAATAAGAGTTACTGGTTAAAGttgttaatataatattcatgttttaattttcaaataactatTAATAATCGTCTGTTTAAAAGATAGGTAATATTGATttacttttttgttattaattttattacattAAAGAAAGAGATTAAGCATAACAGTacaataagataaattttgtaaaacacatgtaaatttttctaaatttgatgttttaaatcattttcttattatttcatgTACGTAATTATAAATGGATAATTATTTGGGACCAATTATGACTATAAGACATGAAATTTACGTAATGCTCATGAAATATTAAAATCGttattaatcattttttttttcttttggatatAGTTTGCCCTCTCTTTTTATTAAGGTGTGTATGACCCGGCTCGACTCGAAGACCCGGCCCGACTCTGAATACTTTAGgggctaatttggtgtgattttatcGGGTTTAGGGCCAGATAATTGTCTCAAAAATTGACCCgatcattatttcgggtcgggtccaGGCCATGGCTCGAGTCACTCGAAGTCGGCTCAGTGGTCCATttatcatacacaattaatattttgtgttattagtgatggatgatggctatttttatgtgaaatttaagtattgtaaatcttaatattttgtgttattagttattataagactataagttaatgttttatgtttaaaatgtataagattttagactaatgcataatgttgtgttatttgtattgatttaaatattttgtgttattatacaatattagtattgattatggttatactttaattttagagaagagttggttcttgttatatttttttaagtgaattttaccatgtcaaataatagTTTGAGCCttgaaaatttgaatattttcacATGCTAACTTATAAGAAGGTATCAAAAAAATGTAATGTTAATGGCCCGACTTTTATCCTATATAATCGTGATCCGAAAGTGTATAAATTTCATCGGATCTAGGATTAAATTCGGTCTAATAAATAAGCCCGGTATATATTTcgaatcaaatttaaatcacaTTAAATCCAGTTTCATCCACCCATGCACACATCTACTTCTTATGAATATAAGACGTTGGGAGCATAGCTCATCCTGACCCCTCCTGAGTGGTGTTGAGCTGGTTTCATTTTAATTAGATGAGATATATTTTGGTTATTCaaaatatgaaaagtgaataGTGTAAAAAGCATTTCCACATTTAagttaatataattgatttttttttttttttacttgaagAACAAACCTGTCCTTAAACTATAAAGTTTGATTTATGGATGAATATCTATCTCGgtctttgataatttttttgaagaattttgagacttcaaaaaaatatatatatattttttgattcttgatatttaattttatgggactgattaatctttttattaatgttctctttttaaaacatacttatatcaattatatgacatgttaattattaatacattttttatttaatttttataaataaaaataatttaactaatattttt
The Arachis duranensis cultivar V14167 chromosome 5, aradu.V14167.gnm2.J7QH, whole genome shotgun sequence genome window above contains:
- the LOC107487610 gene encoding homeobox-leucine zipper protein HAT22, with the protein product MGLDQDANNNNNNNSSSSGLELVLGLSLTTTTATPPPPSTKPKPYSCHHEAPEPSLTLGLSGESFLKSNNNKGAEEPTSGEMCRQASSPHSSAVSSFSSGGCRVVGACVKRERDLSSCEEADGDGDGERVSSRVSDEDEDGSNARKKLRLTKEQSALLEDSFKQHSTLNPKQKQALARQLNLRPRQVEVWFQNRRARTKLKQTEVDCEFLKKCCETLTDENRRLKKELQELKALKLAQPLYMPMPAATLTICPSCERLSNDPPAKPHFYNPFTNPSAAC